The Lolium perenne isolate Kyuss_39 chromosome 6, Kyuss_2.0, whole genome shotgun sequence genome segment TTCCTCGGCCTTCTTGGCAAATCTTGTCCAGTCCACCCAAGCCTGAATAGTCTAGGCTAGCGTGCACCCCAGCACTAGTGCGGGTACTTATTTGCTGAAGAAAGGAAGCCATGGGGTTCCCGTGGTCTTGCTGGTGGTGGTTGCTGCTTTCCTTCCTTTGATGGTGGCCGTCGACGTAGGATGGCATGCAGCTCAGCAAGTTCATCCCCTGGGCTTCGAGCACAGCATTAGAACCGCTCCCCAAGAACAGCGgcgagccagcggcgacctcgtACTTCATCGGAGAGATGTCGGAGCCTGCCTCGAACCGCGCCGTCAGGGAGGCTGGTGCTGTAGCATAACGGCCGGCGGGGACGTCCTCGAACATCTCCGGCGTCACGTTCTTCGACGCGAGCAGGTCCAGGAAGTTCTCCCTGTAGCCGGTGCTGTCGTTGCTTCTGAAGACACAAACTATAGTTAACTCCCGATGATCAAGGACACACATGCACGACACATCAAGCATTCTCCTGGGAGTTCGTAGGGCATGCGTATAATTAAGTACTCACAGTTCGCCGTGGCTCCAGGCATGGCCGTGGATGTGGTCGCCAACCGGCAGGTGCATGTCTGCCACCGCCGGCGCCGAGTCGGCAGTGAAGGCCGGGCCGTCGAGAAGCGCCGCCGTAGTTCCAGCGTAGGGGTTCCAGGAGGGGGAAGGCTGCAAGGCCGCATGAGCCTGGTGATACTCCCACATGGTGGCGGCCGgcgaagtggtggaggaggcgcACGCGGCGGAGTCCGGACGGTCGGTTGCGTCCTGCGGCTGCCGGGGCATGAAATACTGGAGGTGCACCTCGCCTGCTTGTAGATGCATATAGCCTGCGTGGATCGAACAAGGCGCAGTGGACCGAGTGGAGTGGACCAAAGGTTATGTGGGGGGCCTATTTGTAGTCGATCATAGGCGTTTGGAATATTTTCCGGCGAGGTTTTTGAGGAGGATATACACACGTCAAGATGACGCAAGCATGCGGGAAGACATCATTGAGAATTTtgtctcttttctttttcttaaaTATTTAGTGCAATTGTATGCTGTGGAGTACCCCATGCTTTAAAAGTTTCAGATTATTAGATTGTTATGATATAGCTAGTGTGATTCCGTACTTTTAAGAACTGTTTATGCAAATCTTGGTGAAGCAAGGGCTAGCTACGTGTAGCTAGGCCGTTATATTATTCTACTTTTGAATTTTCGTGCAGCTCAGCTTCTTGAACAGTCTGAAGTGTTGCATTTCATATTAGCTCGCTATATCGTTTCAAAAAATATTAGCTCGCTAGAGCCTAGAGGCATTTCGCTTTATCTGGTCTCATCAACCCTTTTATTGTTTGACGACTAaactaatactccctccgttccattctatagtgcctacagctttttggcacggaaattagcgcaatagtattttttacacaaaacTCCTAGCTGAAAGATTTGAGATCAAcataaaatttgggaaatccatatcttcctaacttaccataacaaatttgggagctgaacgatttgggagctgaacggagAGGGGCTAATTGAAgaaaagctaagctacaaccttatattataAAACAAATGTCAAAAATATATAGGCACtacagaaaggaacggagggagtaccgtTTGTCCACGAAAATAGTACCTTTTCGCCCTTAACTACTGTTAGAATTTTAGATGGTCTCCCAACTGTAGCACACACTACTACATAGTAAGTTGTCAAAAATATTTTTACAGTCAGCTCATGAAAAAACCAACATCAAAAGCTGCAATCAAACCAGGCAAGTTTGCTCGGATTCCTTGCAATTGCCCGCCTAGGTTTATATTTTGCACTAAAGTATCATAGTGTAACCCTATCTCTCATCCTTCCCCTTGTTTCTCACATCCGCGTCCCGCAACACCCTCGTCCAGAACCCTAATCATACCATTCACTCGTAGCGACCATCATCAAAGCCGCAACACCCAAAAGAGAGCCGCCATAACTTCGTTGGCCAGCGTCATCGCTGCCCTCACATGGCCAACAAAAGGGGAGGAAAATAAGCCAGATACTTAAGGTGAGAGTCCATGACCTCCTCGCCCAATGTCACCGCCATCGCATTTGATCTCGTGCATACGCTCTCCATGCCTATAAGGACGCGCGTAAATGAGTCGATCCAACACTTACAACTAAGACCACCTCCTATCATGCCACATGTGATCGATGCTTCCACGACATCCCCTCTATCACCTCCCATGTGCTGCTCTTGACGCCAACCTAGAGCCACAAAGGCAGCTTCTCCTCGAAAGAAATCCATGTGCATCACCTTCTGCATCCATGATTAATGATTTTCAGGTCGTGGAAGTACTGCTTTTTGATTACATCTTCATGATAGCAAACCCCCGAAAATTTCTTATAGATGGTACTATTGCTATTTAATTTAAAGTTTGTGACAACAATTCCACGAAAAAGTTCTAACAAGCTTTGGCACTATTGCTATTATTTCCATGTGTAGGACAACATACCCCCTTAAATGTCTGACATGTTGTACTATTTATATTATTTTTCATGTTTTGGACAACAAGCCCCATAAAATATCTTAACACGTTTGGTTGCACTCAATATCTTAACCAGTTTTTCTTCTGAGGGGTCTCGCACAGGCGGAGGCAGGCAGCGGCCTCCCAACCATGGTTCAGTTGGAAGACCCAATCCCTACCAATGGAAACCCCCACCCGTGGCTAGCCCTTACAGAGGATGTCAACCAGCAAGGGAACGGATTCCTTCATCCTGATTGGCAGCCAGTCAATGCGGAGCACCAGGTTGGCTCGCCGCAGCCCCCTCCAGGTAGCCTAGTGCAGCTTAATTCCATCCCGGCAGAGCAAGGAGTCAATGCGGGAGACGGAAGTGTACCTGAAAACAATGTTTACGATGACCTAGAGGATGAAGGATTCAATTTTGAGGACCTAGAGGATGCAGGCCTGGACTTTGGACACATTGTCTCAGACACGGACAGCACTGACGACCAGCTAGTTCTCATGAACGTGCAACATGCCATCAGCCTCTCAGATGCCCTTGCAGCAGCTATAGCAGAAGTTCAGTTAAACCCTTTTTCACGCTCTGAGCGCACCGTTGTTCATCCGATCTGGGGGCCCATGCCCAACCCTGCGGAAAATCCTCTTGCCATCGTGCCTTTTGTACCAGCCCCTCCCCCCCCTGAAGAGGTCACTGCAGCAGCCATTATTGCCGATGAGGCGGAATCAAGCACTGCCGCGGCGTCTCGCAAACGCCGTCGTCAGATTCAAGTCAGTGTGGAAAGCCTGCGTCGCAGCCCGCGTAGCAACAAGTATCAAGGGTTCAAACAACCAATCATATCTGATCGCGTGGAGCGCAAGTCTCACGTCAAGCCGAGCCACGCTCTGACCATTACACCTCCACCGGGGCCTGAATCAGATAGATGCCCAGTAAACCAGCCAGCAGTGACTGATGAAGAAGAGAACCAGGATTCAGATGCACCTCCGCCTACACCGATCatgcttcttcagcatgttgccATCAATCTATGCGGGGTGCCAGAGGAGGAGATAACCCAGGAGGCGCTCCAAGCTGTTGAAGAGGAAGATGGACAGGTGGACAAGGAAGAGAATGCGGAGCCTTAAGCTTATGATCACCGCTCCTCGTGTTGTGTCGTTTTGGTGTCTTCTGGTGTCTTCCTTTATCCTGCCTAGTATGCTTGCGTGTCCTGTCAGTTTTTTAGCGTCTGTCGTTGTGTCCTTTCCTTTATACTTTCCCGTATGGTAGCTCAAACTTGCTGGTCGATCCTCTGTTGGAATATCAGAGGTATGAACTCAGAGGATAAGTGTCTTGCCCTTAATAATAAAATCGAGGAGTGTGGTTGTTCTATTATCTGTCTTCAAGAAACCAAAAAACATCACTTCGATCACTCGTTCATTCGCAAATTCGCCCCACGCCGTTTCGATAAATTCGAGTATGTCCCTTCTTGTGGTGCCTCTGGTGGCCTGCTTGTCATTTGGTGTAGTGCGCTTTTCACAGGTACCATTATACACAAAGAATCCTTCGCCATAACCATCTCCCTCTCCTCTACCAAATCCCAGCATTCTTTTGATCTTACTAACATCTATGGCCCTTGCTCTGGGGAGGGCAGAACTGATTTTGTATGCTGGCTTGAAAACCTCAACGTGCAGCCTGACAAGCTCTGGATTCTCCTGGGAGACTTCAACTTCATCAGATCCACAGAAAACAGAAACAGGGGAGGTGGTAACATAGACGACATGATGAAATTCAATGAAATCATAAGCAACCAGGCCCTAGTGGAACTCCCGCTAAAAGGGCGCATGTATACTTGGAGTAATATGCAGGAACAACCTCTACTCGAACAGCTGGACTGGTTCTTCACCTCGACAGAATGGACCTCTGTCTTCCCCAATACCTTGGTTAAACCTCTTGCGAAACCGGTCTCCGATCACGTGCCATGCGTTGTCATGATTGAAACACATATTCCTCGGAGCAGGCTGTTCAGATTTGAGAACTTCTGGCCACTCCACCCCGGCTTCCAAGACACAGTACAGAGAAGCTGGAGCAAACCGGTTCTTGCAGCCAACAGCGCCCAAGCCATTGCAGCCAAATTCAAGAGACTTCGATGCGACCTCAAGCACTGGAGCCGGTCCATATCCAAGCTCAGTATAGCGATTGAGAACTGCAACAAGTTCTTGGGTAGCCTTGATGAGATTGAGGATAAAAGAACCCTTACCAGGCCTGAATGGAACTGTCGTGTGATTCTGAAGAGGCATCTCCTGAGGCTGCTGGATTACAAGAACAAGTACTGGAAAAAAAGATGCACGTTTAGATGGGCCAAGCTGGGCGATGAGAACACGAAATTCTTCCACGCTAGAGCAACAGAGAGATACAGGCGTAATAACATAGCAATGCTCAAAGGTGACGATGGAAGAATCCTGGACACCCATGCAGAGATGGCTGCCGCTTTTCATCACGCTTTCAAGCAACGCATGGGTGTCTCCACGAAGCCGGAGTTTTGCCTTGACCTACAATCAATCATCCAGCCTATTGAAGGCCTCGAAGCGCTCTCGGCTCCTTTCACTCATGCGGAAATTGATGAAGTGATTAAGAAGATCCCAGTTGACAAGGCCCCGGGACCAGATGGATTCAACGGCATGTTTCTGAAGACTTGTTGGAACATCATCAGGGAAGACTTCTATCAGCTATGCCAGGACTTCTGGGAAGGAAACCTAACGCTACAAAGCCTCAACAACTCCTTGATCACTCTCATCCCAAAGACTTTATCCCCAGAAAAGGTGAACGACTATCGTCCCATCTCTCTCCTGAACTGTGCATTAAAGGTTATCACCAAGCTCATGGCAGATCGGTTGCAAAAATGGATTCTCCTGCTTGTTCATCGTAACCAATACGGCTTCATCAAAAGCAGAACTATCCAAGATTGCCTAGCCTGGTCGTTTGAATACCTTCACCAATGCCATGCCTCCGGTGCACCTTGCGTTGTGCTCAAAATCGATTTCGAGAAAGCATTTGACACTGTCGAACACCATGCGATATTGGAGATTCTTAGAGCTAAAGGCTTTGATAATAAGTGGATCAACATGGTCAGCCTCATTCTTGATTCTGGCACATCCTCAGTCTTGCTTAATGGCGTCCCTGGCTCGGAATTTAGATGTCGGAGGGGAGTCCGACAAGGTGACCCCCTGTCTCCCCTTTTATTTGTCGCTATGGGTGACCTGCTCCAGACAGTGGTAAATGCTGCCCATTTTGAGGGGCACCTTCAGATCCCCATTGAGCAGCCGGCCGGGGAGGACTACCCCATAATCCAATACGCCGATGACACCCTAGCGGTTATACCTGCTACGACACAGCAAATCAACACTATGAAATGTATTCTCCAGTCATATGCGATCAGCACAGGGCTGAAAATTAACTTCAGCAAGACACAGTTAATCCCGATCAACATCTCCAATGAAGAGGCCAACGCCCTAGCAGAAACCATTGGATGTAAAGTGGCTGCGATGCCGTTCACGTACCTTGGCTTACCAATGGGCACATCCAGACCTACGGTGGAAGAACTCATGCCGTTAGTGTGTGCGGTTGAACGAAGACTCTCTAGCTCTGCTCTTTGGCTCACATATGGAGGAAGATTAACATATGTTAACTCGGCTATCACTCCTCTGATGACCTTCGCGATGTGCACGCTCAAAATCCCTCTGAAGATTTTTGAGTTTTGTGATCGAGCGAGGAGACATTGCCTATGGCGTAAGTTTGTTGACGGGGAAGAAAAATGCCATTCGCTAGCGTCTTGGGATAGAGTTTGCCAGCCAAAGACCAAGGGAGGCCTGGGGATCATCAATCTCCAAATCCAAAACAAAGCTCTCCTGCTCAAACACCTAGACAAATTCTACAAGAGAGAGGATATCCCCTGGGTACAACTGGTCTGGTATAAACATTATCCAGAGGGTGTTCCCCATGCTCAAGCCCCCTGCGGATCATTCTGGTGGAGAGACGCAATGGGGTTGAATGGCATATTCAGAGGGGCCTTCACGTGCGAGATCAAGGATGGGGATTCAATACTTTTATGGAAAGACCCGTGGAAAGATCCACCTCTATGCGACAGAGCAGCCAGGCTCTACTCTTTTGCTTTGCAGAAAGATGTCTCGGTCTCAGACTTTATAAATCGACGCAGCTTGGAAGAACAGTTCGTGTTGCCCCTATCAATTGAAGCACATGCAGAATTGCTCGCCCTGGAGGAGGAACTAAATGACGCCCAGCCAGAA includes the following:
- the LOC127306715 gene encoding uncharacterized protein isoform X2, translating into MHLQAGEVHLQYFMPRQPQDATDRPDSAACASSTTSPAATMWEYHQAHAALQPSPSWNPYAGTTAALLDGPAFTADSAPAVADMHLPVGDHIHGHAWSHGELSNDSTGYRENFLDLLASKNVTPEMFEDVPAGRYATAPASLTARFEAGSDISPMKYEVAAGSPLFLGSGSNAVLEAQGMNLLSCMPSYVDGHHQRKESSNHHQQDHGNPMASFLQQISTRTSAGVHASLDYSGLGGLDKICQEGRGMEAASPFNIRSLPDFSSFGGYRSTKEPTSVPPPPYMRCTDRSSDSSRKEQEIVPARSSSSGSGAAASDRKKRSSEERRESTGKKSKQEAASPPKVPKVKLGEKITALQQIVSPFGKTDTASVLFETIKYIKFLHEQVQLLSEPYTNASRNKVNCNNIPWGGVHAEASKGEGQHDLRERGLCLVPVSWTPEVYRDGNAMDYWTPAYRGCLYR
- the LOC127306715 gene encoding uncharacterized protein isoform X1, which codes for MHLQAGEVHLQYFMPRQPQDATDRPDSAACASSTTSPAATMWEYHQAHAALQPSPSWNPYAGTTAALLDGPAFTADSAPAVADMHLPVGDHIHGHAWSHGELSNDSTGYRENFLDLLASKNVTPEMFEDVPAGRYATAPASLTARFEAGSDISPMKYEVAAGSPLFLGSGSNAVLEAQGMNLLSCMPSYVDGHHQRKESSNHHQQDHGNPMASFLQQISTRTSAGVHASLDYSGLGGLDKICQEGRGMEAASPFNIRSLPDFSSFGGYRSTKEPTSVPPPPYMRCTDRSSDSSRKEQEIVPARSSSSGSGAAASDRKKRSSEERRESTGKKSKQEAASPPKQQVPKVKLGEKITALQQIVSPFGKTDTASVLFETIKYIKFLHEQVQLLSEPYTNASRNKVNCNNIPWGGVHAEASKGEGQHDLRERGLCLVPVSWTPEVYRDGNAMDYWTPAYRGCLYR